The Candidatus Mancarchaeum acidiphilum sequence TGGTATGCCTCTGCATCGTCTTTCTCTTTTTTGAGTTCGTTCAGGAAGCCAAGCCTTTCGCCAAGCAGTGCTTTTGCAGCGCTTATCTTTTCATCGACCTTTCCAAGCTCTTTCAGTGAATCTTCACGCTTGTCATCGAATTCCTTAATCCCTGCGGCTATATCTATGAGGTATCTCCTTTCTTTTACGCTCAACCCCATAATTTTGTTTATCTCTCCTTGTGTGATGGTATTGGTCTCATTCACAACAGCCCCGTTTCTTGCCAGCATATCTACAATCTCCTGCCGGGTTGCCTTTTTGCCATCCAGCCTGTACTCTATCTTTCCGTCGCTGTCTACAGACCTGTAAATTTCAAAAGAGGAACTCCCTGAGAACGTGATGCTTACAGATGCGGTTTTCTTTGATTTTGAGTTCTCCAGTGAAAGACTATTAAGTAAGTCCTTGGTCTTTGAAACCCTCATTCTTTTAAGGGATGTTTCCCCAAGCGCGAACAGCAGTGAATCGCAGATGTTTGACTTTCCTGCACCATTAGCCCCTACAATACAATTGAAGCCGTTTGTAAACTGTGTAGATGAATTTTTGAAGGACTTAAAATTCCTAATATGAATTTTGTCAATGTAAAGCATCTTTTACCACTGTTCGTGTTTTATTTGGATTGCACACTGCTGATATTTGACATATGCAGGGATATAAATGAATCGAGGTGTTGCCTTGATATTACCCCTACTAATGTCTTTCCTTTTGTGACACCGATTATCGGCAGGTTTGTATTCTGCATTTTATTAAATACATCATAAACCTTTTTATTGTAATCTACCACTGGAAGAGACAACTTATAATACGAGGAACTCTGCTTGTTTGATATATTTAAATTTAAGGCGTTTATGTTAGGCGCTGGGAGCTTTGATATCACTTGATATCCTGCTTTGCTCTTGAAAAGTATTATGTTGGTATGGTACTTTATCACAGCGTCATATATTTCCTTCAGGGATGCGGGCTTTCTGAATAAAATGTAGTTCTTTGAAACGAGTGAACTGATAGATAGGTTCTTGGTGTTTTCCCTTATATAAGCCAATTCCATTTCCGATTTCGCCCCACTGTATATGAACATGGCCATGAATATGTCGATAAATATTATGAACTCCTTGTAAACTATTGTGTAATTGGAAACCGCGGCATACACTAACGTTCCTATTATGAATAGTATTGTTATTGCATTGCTCACCATCACGGTCTTCTTTGTTGCATTTATAAAAGAGTATTTTTTCCTGAAATATCCCCT is a genomic window containing:
- a CDS encoding site-2 protease family protein; protein product: MSMWSPIIGKFKGIPIQLHWTFVLLMIFALVISVPLFFVLVILFACVLLHEMSHTLTAYRNNVPVEKIILYPLGGGSLIDSDVLDPELEFRISLAGPIASFIMGFAFGIVAVIMPGGEIESFIQIFFLLNILLAVFNIIPWFPLDGGRVLRGYFRKKYSFINATKKTVMVSNAITILFIIGTLVYAAVSNYTIVYKEFIIFIDIFMAMFIYSGAKSEMELAYIRENTKNLSISSLVSKNYILFRKPASLKEIYDAVIKYHTNIILFKSKAGYQVISKLPAPNINALNLNISNKQSSSYYKLSLPVVDYNKKVYDVFNKMQNTNLPIIGVTKGKTLVGVISRQHLDSFISLHMSNISSVQSK